In Miscanthus floridulus cultivar M001 chromosome 5, ASM1932011v1, whole genome shotgun sequence, one genomic interval encodes:
- the LOC136455320 gene encoding protein HESO1-like — translation MQFIPHARVPVLQYVSNRFGISCDISIDNFVGRIKSKIFYWINTLDERFGDMVLLIKEWAKAQNINDPKSGSLNSYSLCLLVLFHFQTSEPPILPPLNEIYEGNITGDVTEAALYNDQHLDEVCAANIARFRLQNKGRRNESSICRLLGTFFQKFARINAFTDSVISTYSGEIGRIQDDPSWMMKSYHLFVEDPVERPDNAARAVSMKGLDRIASAFNDACHKFNSLEHIDRNELLALLCTPVVGLKLGGKVIANPYPKTPQRNNQHTRNGGRAGRDQGQAPRARGFAGIRSVHKDPLANTAHETAVQYRNHPQATTVRQTAIPYTGRNLQTHTTVHQTMPYQNHIVPQVYPTWPQTAEPYQNHNKQVYAIGALFSYTSNF, via the exons ATGCAGTTCATTCCACATGCAAGAGTTCCAGTCCTTCAATATGTCAGCAACCGCTTTGGCATCTCCTGTGATATATCAATTGACAACTTTGTTGGTCGGATTAAGTCCAAAATCTTCTACTGGATCAATACTTTAGATGAGCGGTTTGGTGATATGGTTTTGCTG ATCAAGGAATGGGCAAAAGCTCAAAACATTAACGATCCAAAGAGTGGGTCCCTCAACTCTTATTCACTTTGCCTACTTGTCCTCTTTCATTTTCAG ACATCCGAGCCACCAATTCTACCACCTCTGAATGAGATTTATGAAGGGAACATTACAGGAGATGTTACAG AAGCGGCACTTTATAATGACCAACATCTTGATGAGGTTTGTGCTGCAAATATAGCAAGATTTAGACTCCAGAACAAGGGCCGAAGAAATGAATCTTCTATTTGTCGTCTACTTGGAACTTTTTTTCAAAAG TTTGCTCGTATCAATGCCTTTACGGATAGTGTCATATCAACTTACTCAGGCGAGATTGGGCGAATCCAGGACGACCCAAGTTGGATGATGAAATCTTACCATTTATTT GTTGAAGATCCAGTTGAGAGACCTGATAATGCTGCTAGAGCAGTTAGTATGAAAGGCCTTGACCGCATTGCTAGTGCATTCAATGATGCTTGTCACAAGTTTAACTCCCTGGAACATATTGACCGGAATGAATTATTGGCGCTGTTGTGTACCCCTGTTGTTGGCTTGAAACTTGGTGGGAAAGTCATAGCAAACCCTTACCCAAAAACTCCACAAAGGAATAATCAGCATACCAGAAATGGAGGACGGGCAGGGCGTGATCAAGGTCAAGCACCCAGAGCCAGAGGGTTTGCTGGAATCAGATCAGTCCATAAAGACCCACTAGCGAATACTGCACATGAAACAGCAGTACAGTATCGCAACCATCCGCAGGCTACAACAGTTCGACAAACAGCCATACCATACACAGGCCGTAATCTACAAACTCATACTACAGTGCACCAGACCATGCCTTACCAGAATCATATTGTTCCACAGGTGTATCCTACTTGGCCCCAAACAGCTGAACCGTACCAGAATCATAATAAGCAGGTTTATGCTAttggggccttgtttagttacACCTCAAatttctaa
- the LOC136453533 gene encoding protein HESO1-like gives MIGYVHNYDLLKACIEDILSTIKPVEDDRKKRLCAIQELADSIYSVGPLRGAAVKPFGSFISKLYAKSGDLDVSVDLCNGSRLPISKKKKQNALRELMRALQIRGIARYMEFIPTARVPILQYMSNHFGISCDVSINNYPGQIKSRILYWICTMDERFGDMVLLVKEWAKAQNINDPKNGTLNSYSLCLLVIFHFQTCEPAILPPLKEIFDGKAAEELVFYDENCVDDICMANIERFLRQNTGHRNQSPLSFLLASFFHKFFNIRSLSTKVISTYTGRFEQIQNNPTWMAKSYSLFVEDPFERPDNASRAVGAEGLERIGQAFNYVSYRFISGALGDRDELLSLLCTPPVESILAAVRANHYTKTPPSHQLYSPVAASLYDDQHHQQTGGSTGSISSSQGYAVGRQMAQPDQYKQPQAYNAGRMTIGQYQSINRPQVYTTGLETAVPLHHNHTSLQRTGRRAVGHLNQLRRWEYSPYQHSGTTRHDPASRRWSHNGLTWDSAASSSDTSWQW, from the exons ATGATTGGGTATGTTCATAACTATGATTTGCTGAAGGCATGCATTGAAGACATACTCTCAACAATAAAACCAGTGGAAGATGATCGAAAGAAACGTTTATGTGCAATTCAGGAGCTGGCAGATTCCATCTACTCAGTTGGGCCCTTGAGAG GTGCTGCTGTCAAGCCTTTTGGATCCTTTATATCTAAACTTTATGCAAAGTCTGGTGATTTGGATGTTTCAGTTGATCTCTGCAATGGCTCAAGACTTCCTATAAGCAAGAAAAAGAAGCAAAATGCCTTGAGAGAACTAATGAGAGCTTTACAAATCAGAG GTATTGCTAGATATATGGAGTTCATTCCTACTGCAAGAGTCCCAATTCTTCAATACATGAGCAACCACTTTGGTATTTCCTGTGATGTATCAATTAACAACTACCCTGGTCAAATTAAATCGAGAATCTTGTACTGGATCTGTACTATGGATGAACGCTTCGGTGATATGGTTTTATTG GTCAAGGAATGGGCAAAAGCTCAAAATATTAATGACCCAAAAAATGGAACCCTGAACTCCtattctctgtgcttgcttgttATCTTTCATTTCCAG ACATGTGAGCCTGCAATTTTACCACCTCTGAAGGAGATTTTTGATGGGAAAGCTGCAGAAG AATTGGTGTTTTATGATGAGAACTGTGTTGATGACATTTGCATGGCAAATATTGAAAGGTTTCTACGCCAGAACACGGGACACAGAAATCAGAGCCCTCTTTCATTCCTCCTTGCATCTTTTTTTCACAAG ttttttaacatcCGGAGCCTTTCAACCAAAGTGATATCCACGTACACGGGCCGGTTTGAGCAAATCCAGAACAACCCAACTTGGATGGCCAAATCATACAGCTTGTTT GTCGAAGATCCATTCGAGAGACCGGATAATGCCTCTAGAGCAGTTGGTGCGGAGGGGCTTGAACGTATTGGCCAGGCCTTCAACTATGTGAGCTATAGGTTTATCTCTGGTGCCCTCGGTGATCGGGATGAACTGTTGTCACTGCTGTGTACGCCTCCTGTTGAATCTATTCTTGCGGCAGTCAGGGCCAACCATTACACAAAAACTCCACCCAGTCATCAGTTGTATTCACCTGTGGCAGCTAGCCTTTATGATGATCAACATCACCAGCAAACCGGAGGTTCTACTGGAAGCATATCAAGCTCACAGGGTTATGCTGTAGGACGCCAGATGGCTCAACCAGACCAGTACAAACAACCACAAGCCTATAATGCAGGGCGCATGACAATAGGACAATACCAGAGTATCAATCGTCCACAGGTTTATACTACAGGGCTTGAAACAGCAGTACCACTCCATCATAATCATACAAGTTTGCAAAGGACAGGTAGACGAGCAGTAGGCCACCTGAATCAGCTGCGGAGATGGGAATACTCACCATACCAGCATTCTGGCACTACGAGGCATGACCCTGCTAGCAGACGGTGGTCCCACAATGGATTAACATGGGACTCTGCAGCCTCCTCAAGCGATACATCATGGCAATGGTAG